In a single window of the Agromyces sp. H17E-10 genome:
- a CDS encoding zinc ribbon domain-containing protein, with the protein MKATPADQQELLRLQSIDTRLQQLAHKLGALPQTAPLAELAQRETAVRGTRAEAIGALEDARSELTRLESDVAVVEARIARDTDRLQHTSSVKDVQALEAELASLAKRRSDLEDQELVVMERVEDAEVVVSSIDLQRAAIESEVAELEAERDAAAGGIGVEREQTERDREVVAAGVPAELLAFYEQRRARGAGVGAALLRQRTCGGCTMTLTGSDLEQVRRSAPDDVVQCPECDRILVRTDESGL; encoded by the coding sequence GTGAAGGCCACCCCCGCCGACCAGCAGGAACTGCTGCGGCTCCAGTCGATCGACACCCGACTCCAGCAGCTCGCGCACAAGCTCGGCGCGCTGCCGCAGACGGCACCGCTCGCCGAGCTCGCCCAGCGCGAGACCGCGGTGCGCGGGACCCGGGCCGAGGCGATCGGCGCCCTCGAGGACGCGCGGTCCGAGCTCACCCGGCTCGAGTCCGACGTCGCGGTCGTCGAGGCCCGCATCGCCCGTGACACGGACCGGCTGCAGCACACCTCGTCGGTGAAGGACGTCCAGGCGCTCGAGGCCGAGCTGGCCTCGCTCGCGAAGCGGCGCAGCGACCTGGAAGACCAGGAGCTCGTCGTCATGGAGCGGGTCGAGGACGCGGAGGTCGTGGTGTCGAGCATCGACCTCCAGCGCGCCGCGATCGAGTCCGAGGTCGCCGAGCTCGAGGCCGAGCGCGACGCCGCCGCCGGCGGAATCGGGGTCGAGCGCGAGCAGACGGAGCGCGACCGCGAGGTCGTCGCCGCGGGCGTTCCCGCCGAGCTCCTCGCCTTCTACGAGCAGCGACGGGCGCGGGGCGCCGGGGTCGGCGCCGCCCTCCTTCGGCAGCGCACGTGCGGCGGCTGCACCATGACGCTCACGGGCTCCGACCTCGAGCAGGTGCGCCGCTCCGCCCCCGACGACGTCGTGCAGTGCCCCGAGTGCGACCGCATCCTCGTGCGCACCGACGAGTCGGGGCTCTGA
- a CDS encoding peroxiredoxin, with translation MILAPGAVAPDFELVDQHGRTVRLADFRGARPAALVFFPLAFSGICQGELCELRDNVAMFADNAVELVGVSVDSKHTLRAWSEAQGYDFPLLADFWPHGEVAAAYGAFDAEHGIAARATFLIGADGVVVDSFATPKGEARPLDRYREALASLRSAA, from the coding sequence ATGATCCTCGCCCCCGGTGCCGTCGCACCCGACTTCGAGCTCGTCGACCAGCACGGCCGCACCGTGCGCCTCGCCGACTTCCGCGGTGCACGGCCGGCCGCCCTCGTGTTCTTCCCGCTCGCCTTCTCGGGCATCTGCCAGGGCGAGCTGTGCGAGCTGCGCGACAACGTCGCGATGTTCGCCGACAACGCGGTCGAGCTCGTCGGCGTGTCGGTCGACTCGAAGCACACGCTCCGCGCGTGGAGCGAGGCGCAGGGCTACGACTTCCCGCTGCTCGCCGACTTCTGGCCGCACGGCGAGGTCGCGGCGGCGTACGGGGCGTTCGACGCCGAGCACGGCATCGCGGCCCGGGCGACGTTCCTCATCGGCGCCGACGGCGTCGTCGTCGACAGCTTCGCGACGCCCAAGGGCGAGGCTCGCCCGCTCGACCGGTACCGCGAGGCGCTCGCCTCCCTGAGGTCGGCGGCCTGA
- a CDS encoding Nif3-like dinuclear metal center hexameric protein, whose translation MSLVLADVLAATERLWPAAGAEAWDASGLVSGALDAPVRRLLLTVDAVAATVDEAVADGADLLIAHHPLLLRGVTTVAEDRYKGALLAKLIRADCALLAAHTNADVVATGTSAVLADRLGLAGQRPIEASDDGATGIGRVGRLAEPITLGRLARQLADLLPATATGVRVAGGFDDLVETVAVCGGAGDSLLGHPLVRAADVYVTADLRHHPASEAREQAALGGGPALVDVSHWASEWLWLDVAAAELRDALPGLEVVVSELRTDPWDFQVVQ comes from the coding sequence ATGTCGCTCGTCCTCGCCGATGTGCTCGCCGCCACCGAACGCCTGTGGCCCGCGGCGGGTGCCGAGGCGTGGGATGCCTCGGGGCTCGTCTCCGGCGCCCTCGACGCCCCCGTGCGACGGCTGCTCCTGACGGTCGACGCCGTGGCCGCCACGGTCGACGAGGCCGTGGCCGACGGCGCCGACCTGCTGATCGCACACCACCCGCTGCTGCTGCGCGGCGTGACCACGGTCGCAGAGGACCGCTACAAGGGTGCGCTGCTCGCGAAACTCATCCGCGCCGATTGCGCGCTGCTCGCCGCGCACACCAACGCCGACGTCGTCGCGACGGGAACCTCGGCCGTGCTCGCCGACCGGCTCGGGCTCGCCGGGCAGCGTCCGATCGAGGCATCCGACGACGGTGCGACGGGCATCGGGAGGGTGGGCCGCCTCGCCGAGCCGATCACGCTGGGCCGGCTCGCGCGACAGCTCGCCGACCTGCTGCCGGCGACGGCGACCGGCGTGCGGGTCGCCGGCGGCTTCGACGACCTCGTCGAGACGGTCGCCGTGTGCGGCGGTGCCGGCGACTCGCTACTCGGCCACCCGCTCGTGCGCGCCGCCGACGTCTACGTCACCGCCGACCTGCGCCACCACCCGGCCTCCGAGGCCCGCGAACAGGCGGCGCTCGGCGGAGGACCGGCCCTCGTCGACGTCTCGCACTGGGCGAGCGAGTGGCTGTGGCTCGACGTCGCCGCCGCCGAGCTCCGCGACGCGCTGCCGGGGCTCGAGGTCGTCGTGAGCGAACTGCGCACCGACCCCTGGGACTTCCAGGTCGTGCAATGA
- the ppgK gene encoding polyphosphate--glucose phosphotransferase: MATELAIGIDIGGTGIKGAVVDLGEGILVSDRIKVRTPEGGRPADMLAATSELLDRLSADFDDSLPLGVCFPSIVKRGRTLSAANISPEWIGLPAEELFEETFGREIHFINDADAAGYAESRYGAAVDADGLVILTTLGTGIGSAFLYDGVLVPNTELGHLELDGAEAEKRAAYSAMERESLDWASWATRLQRFYAHVEFIFSPDLFVVGGGVSKHHEQFLPLLDLKTPIVPARHRNNAGIIGAASLAAR, translated from the coding sequence ATGGCCACGGAACTCGCGATCGGCATCGACATCGGCGGCACGGGGATCAAGGGGGCGGTGGTCGACCTCGGCGAGGGCATCCTCGTCTCCGATCGCATCAAGGTCAGGACGCCCGAGGGCGGCCGGCCTGCTGACATGCTCGCCGCGACGTCCGAACTGCTCGACCGCCTCTCCGCCGACTTCGACGACTCGCTGCCGCTCGGCGTCTGCTTCCCGTCGATCGTCAAGCGCGGGCGCACCCTCTCGGCGGCGAACATCTCGCCCGAGTGGATCGGGCTGCCCGCCGAGGAGCTCTTCGAGGAGACGTTCGGCCGCGAGATCCACTTCATCAACGACGCGGATGCCGCCGGCTACGCCGAATCGCGGTACGGCGCGGCCGTCGATGCCGACGGGCTCGTCATCCTCACGACCCTCGGCACGGGCATCGGCTCCGCGTTCCTGTACGACGGCGTGCTCGTGCCGAACACCGAGCTCGGTCACCTCGAGCTCGACGGCGCCGAGGCCGAGAAGCGCGCCGCCTACTCGGCGATGGAGCGCGAGTCGCTCGACTGGGCCTCCTGGGCGACGCGGCTCCAGCGCTTCTACGCCCACGTCGAGTTCATCTTCTCGCCCGACCTGTTCGTCGTCGGCGGCGGCGTCTCGAAGCACCACGAGCAGTTCCTGCCGCTGCTCGACCTGAAGACCCCGATCGTTCCGGCCCGGCACCGCAACAACGCCGGCATCATCGGCGCGGCCTCGCTCGCGGCGAGGTAG